From a region of the Cucumis sativus cultivar 9930 chromosome 6, Cucumber_9930_V3, whole genome shotgun sequence genome:
- the LOC101211740 gene encoding ATP synthase subunit delta, chloroplastic yields the protein MAALHQTTASLQAKLLPTARISRTTPVNLSFSATFPSRGLRLVQHRSHGGARMSATAAGSYAAALAEVAASNNTLDATSSDVEKIESVFADQRVFDFFANPTISVEKKQAVVDEMASSSSLQPHSANFLKILVDAKRIDILKEIVTEFELVYNKITNTELAVVSSVVQLEQQHLAQIAKQVQKLSGAKNVRIKTQIDPSLVAGFTVRFGNSGSKLIDLSVKKQLEEIAAQLDLGNIQLAV from the coding sequence ATGGCCGCTCTTCACCAAACCACCGCCTCTCTTCAGGCCAAGCTCCTTCCAACCGCTCGAATCTCCCGAACCACTCCCGTAAACCTCTCCTTCTCCGCCACTTTTCCTTCTCGCGGACTCCGCCTCGTCCAGCACCGCTCTCACGGCGGCGCAAGAATGTCGGCCACAGCCGCCGGAAGCTACGCTGCAGCACTAGCCGAAGTGGCAGCGTCGAACAACACACTTGACGCCACAAGCAGCGACGTGGAGAAGATCGAGAGCGTGTTTGCGGATCAACGGGTGTTCGATTTCTTCGCGAATCCTACGATTAGCGTGGAGAAGAAACAAGCAGTGGTGGATGAAATGGCTTCTTCGTCATCTCTACAGCCGCATTCAGCAAATTTCTTGAAGATCTTGGTGGATGCGAAGAGAATCGACATCCTGAAGGAGATAGTTACGGAGTTTGAATTGGTGTATAACAAGATAACGAACACGGAGCTTGCGGTGGTGAGTTCGGTTGTGCAATTGGAGCAGCAACATTTGGCGCAAATCGCGAAACAGGTGCAGAAATTGAGTGGCGCGAAGAATGTGAGGATAAAGACGCAGATTGATCCAAGTTTGGTGGCTGGATTCACAGTCAGGTTTGGGAATTCTGGATCCAAACTCATTGATTTGAGTGTTAAGAAACAGCTTGAGGAAATTGCTGCTCAGCTTGATCTTGGCAATATTCAACTGGCTGTATGA
- the LOC101211816 gene encoding E3 ubiquitin-protein ligase RNF170 isoform X5: MDGPPVGDICSICHGRFNIPCQANCSHWFCGKCIMLVWDHGSPLHPCKCPLCRRSITLLVPSEVSPIQQSDPEVARVLNNIRTYNRHFGGNSTDLSQRLQDLPFLLRRLLRELHNPQRSLPLVIRTRVYIAMVLSVIYTVSPIDIIPEALLGLFGLMDDILILLICFLYIAAMYRSVLYNRHGGT, from the exons ATGGACGGCCCTCCTGTGGGCGATATCTGTTCAATCTGCCATGGAAGATTCAACATCCCTTGTCAAGCAAATTGTTCGCACTGGTTCTGCG GCAAGTGTATAATGCTTGTCTGGGATCATGGATCACCACTACACCCATGCAAATGCCCCTTATGTCGTCGTTCAATCACTTTATTAGTTCCTTCGGAGGTTTCACCAATTCAACAAAGTGACCCAGAGGTTGCACGGGTTCTTAACAATATTAGGACTTATAACCGTCATTTCGGTGGCAACTCAACTGATTTAAGTCAg CGACTGCAGGATCTTCCTTTTCTCCTGCGGAGGTTGCTTCGAGAACTCCACAATCCACAGAGATCTCTTCCTCTTGTCATTCGAACACGTGTTTACATTGCA ATGGTACTAAGTGTAATCTACACTGTGAGTCCCATCGATATCATACCAGaag CATTACTAGGATTATTTGGACTGATGGATGATATCCTTATACTGCTCATCTGCTTCCTTTACATTGCTGCTATGTACCGATCTGTACTCTATAATCGTCATGGAGGAACTTGA